The following proteins come from a genomic window of Achromobacter sp. AONIH1:
- the queF gene encoding NADPH-dependent 7-cyano-7-deazaguanine reductase QueF (Catalyzes the NADPH-dependent reduction of 7-cyano-7-deazaguanine (preQ0) to 7-aminomethyl-7-deazaguanine (preQ1) in queuosine biosynthesis), with amino-acid sequence MTLSHGPLGQSVAYASQYDPSLLFPIARSHNRAALDLHAGALPFAGVDLWNAYELSWLDAKGKPRVAMATFSVPADSPNIIESKSFKLYLNSFNQTRLVNSAALRGRLERDLSAAAGAPVGLDFILPQRFGELRMGELDGIYIDKLDIEIDTYEPAPELLRTRPGDAVEETLCSRLLKSNCPVTGQPDWASVQIRYRGAPIDREALLRYVISFRQHAEFHEHCVERIYTDIMAACRPELLTVYARYTRRGGLDINPWRSNFEAAPPPDVRTVRQ; translated from the coding sequence ATGACGCTGTCTCACGGCCCGCTGGGCCAGAGCGTGGCCTACGCCTCGCAATACGATCCCTCGCTGCTGTTCCCCATCGCCCGCTCGCACAACCGCGCCGCGCTGGACCTGCATGCCGGCGCCCTGCCCTTCGCCGGCGTCGACCTGTGGAACGCCTATGAACTGTCGTGGCTGGACGCCAAGGGCAAGCCGCGCGTGGCCATGGCCACCTTCTCGGTGCCGGCGGACAGCCCCAATATCATCGAGTCCAAGTCGTTCAAGCTCTACCTGAACTCGTTCAACCAGACCCGGCTGGTCAATTCCGCCGCGCTGCGCGGCCGGCTGGAGCGCGACCTGAGCGCGGCCGCCGGCGCGCCGGTGGGCCTGGACTTCATCCTGCCGCAGCGTTTCGGCGAACTGCGCATGGGCGAACTGGACGGCATCTATATAGACAAGCTGGACATCGAGATCGACACCTACGAGCCCGCGCCCGAGCTGCTGCGCACGCGGCCCGGCGATGCCGTCGAGGAGACGCTGTGCTCGCGGCTGCTGAAATCGAACTGCCCGGTCACCGGCCAGCCCGACTGGGCCAGCGTGCAGATCCGCTATCGCGGCGCGCCGATAGACCGCGAAGCGCTGCTGCGCTACGTGATCTCGTTCCGCCAGCACGCGGAATTCCACGAGCACTGCGTGGAGCGCATCTACACCGACATCATGGCGGCCTGCCGGCCCGAGCTGCTGACGGTCTATGCGCGCTATACGCGCCGTGGCGGGCTGGACATCAACCCGTGGCGCAGCAACTTCGAGGCGGCCCCGCCGCCCGACGTGCGCACGGTGCGCCAATAA
- the aceA gene encoding isocitrate lyase produces MSTRETEIRNLQKDWAENARWQGIKRAYSAEDVIRLRGSVAVEHTLARRGSTRLWELLHSEPFVNSLGALTGNQAMQQVKAGLKAIYLSGWQVAGDANLAGEMYPDQSLYPANSVPQVVRRINNSLTRCDQVQWMEGKNPGDEGYIDYFAPIVADAEAGFGGVLNAFELMKGMIEAGASGVHFEDQLASVKKCGHMGGKVLVPTREAVSKLVSARLAADVMGTPTVLLARTDADAADLVTSDVDDNDRPFITGERTVEGFFRTRAGIDQAISRGLAYAPYADLIWCETSTPNLEYARKFAEAIHRQFPGKLLAYNCSPSFNWKKNLDDATIAKFQRELGAMGYKFQFITLAGFHALNYGMFELAHGYARRQMSAFVELQQKEFAAAEIGFTAVKHQREVGTGYFDAVTQTIEGGQSSTTALTGSTEEAQFEHGAASKAKLVA; encoded by the coding sequence ATGAGCACCCGCGAAACCGAAATCCGCAATCTGCAGAAGGACTGGGCCGAGAACGCCCGCTGGCAGGGCATCAAGCGCGCCTACAGCGCCGAGGATGTGATCCGTCTGCGCGGTTCGGTCGCCGTCGAGCACACGCTGGCACGCCGCGGTTCGACCCGCCTGTGGGAACTGCTGCACAGCGAACCGTTCGTGAACTCGCTTGGCGCGCTGACCGGCAACCAGGCCATGCAGCAGGTCAAGGCCGGCCTGAAGGCCATCTACCTGTCGGGCTGGCAGGTGGCGGGCGACGCCAACCTGGCCGGCGAGATGTATCCCGACCAGTCGCTGTACCCGGCCAACTCGGTGCCGCAGGTGGTCCGCCGCATCAACAACTCGCTGACCCGCTGCGACCAGGTCCAGTGGATGGAAGGCAAGAATCCCGGCGATGAAGGCTACATCGATTACTTCGCGCCCATCGTGGCCGACGCCGAAGCCGGCTTCGGCGGCGTGCTCAACGCTTTCGAACTGATGAAGGGCATGATCGAAGCGGGCGCCTCGGGCGTGCACTTCGAAGACCAGCTGGCCTCGGTCAAGAAGTGCGGCCACATGGGCGGCAAGGTGCTGGTGCCGACCCGCGAGGCCGTGTCCAAGCTGGTCTCGGCCCGCCTGGCCGCCGACGTGATGGGCACGCCGACCGTGCTGCTGGCCCGCACCGACGCCGACGCCGCCGATCTGGTGACCAGCGACGTGGACGACAACGACCGCCCGTTCATCACCGGCGAGCGCACCGTGGAAGGCTTCTTCCGCACCCGCGCCGGCATCGACCAGGCGATCTCGCGCGGCCTGGCCTATGCGCCCTATGCCGATCTGATCTGGTGCGAAACGTCCACGCCGAACCTGGAATACGCCCGCAAGTTCGCCGAGGCCATCCATCGCCAGTTCCCGGGCAAGCTGCTGGCCTACAACTGCTCGCCCTCGTTCAACTGGAAGAAGAACCTGGACGACGCCACCATCGCCAAGTTCCAGCGCGAGCTGGGCGCCATGGGCTACAAGTTCCAGTTCATCACGCTGGCCGGCTTCCACGCGTTGAACTACGGCATGTTCGAACTGGCCCACGGCTATGCCCGCCGCCAGATGAGCGCCTTCGTGGAACTGCAGCAGAAGGAATTCGCCGCCGCCGAGATCGGTTTCACCGCGGTCAAGCACCAGCGCGAAGTCGGCACCGGCTACTTCGACGCCGTGACCCAGACCATCGAGGGCGGCCAGTCCTCGACCACCGCGCTGACCGGCTCGACCGAGGAAGCCCAGTTCGAGCACGGCGCCGCCAGCAAGGCCAAGCTGGTCGCCTGA
- a CDS encoding GntR family transcriptional regulator, producing the protein MEKIVRQTLSDQVYGDLKELLQAGEMEPGQRFTLRGLAAAIGTSAMPVREAVTRLAAEQALEVLPNRAIRVPLMTRERFLELRTIRLQLECLAIEAAADKRDDNELAEIQRHEQEFLQARAQPDSRAAVRANKNLHFAIYRSARMPALLQIIESLWLQIGPVLNYDLASSAARLSQGEAHLHHRAMVAAIENRDPAAARQALHADLLSASEYILARELLP; encoded by the coding sequence ATGGAAAAGATCGTCCGCCAGACGCTGTCGGACCAGGTCTACGGCGACCTGAAGGAGCTTCTGCAGGCCGGGGAAATGGAGCCCGGCCAGCGCTTCACGCTGCGCGGACTGGCCGCGGCCATCGGCACCAGCGCCATGCCGGTGCGCGAAGCCGTCACCCGGCTGGCGGCCGAGCAGGCTCTGGAAGTGCTGCCCAACCGCGCGATCCGCGTGCCGCTGATGACGCGCGAGCGCTTCCTGGAACTGCGCACCATCCGCCTGCAGCTGGAATGCCTGGCTATCGAGGCCGCCGCCGACAAGCGCGACGACAACGAACTGGCCGAGATCCAGCGCCACGAACAGGAATTCCTGCAGGCCCGCGCCCAGCCCGACTCACGCGCGGCGGTACGCGCCAACAAGAACCTGCATTTCGCCATCTACCGCAGCGCGCGCATGCCGGCGCTGCTGCAGATCATCGAGAGCCTGTGGCTGCAGATCGGGCCGGTGCTGAACTACGACCTGGCCAGCAGCGCCGCGCGCCTGAGCCAGGGCGAGGCCCATCTGCACCACCGCGCCATGGTCGCCGCCATCGAGAACCGCGATCCCGCCGCCGCGCGCCAGGCGCTGCATGCGGACCTGCTGAGCGCCAGCGAGTACATCCTGGCGCGGGAGTTGTTGCCGTGA
- a CDS encoding sugar ABC transporter substrate-binding protein, with amino-acid sequence MHRWIKNGAACALVAAGLLPALAGAQAQPARAKVFLSMSYVGNDWQAEASNMVKAMAAHPSLANKIDLQVQVAGPNAQKQIQQINAMVQAGAKAIVIFPISPTALNQVVRSACAKKVLVFAYDGEITEPCAHNVTIDQEEAGRVTAQWLADKLGGKGRVVMVTGVPGTSVDTQRTDAAKKVFAKYPDIKVVGEAVGMWSQAVARTELSKLLATRSWNDIDGLWMQVGCYTANAMQLEAGRKPGQLLPCAGEGSNGGRVQMLPAGTAADGAAGSYAPMGAPRISYASPPYSGALALKLAVQALEGKDVPKRVTLPLPLVTNDTIKLCQEGSWAEMKAGCNAFKPSVVQNPGWFASIFSADTPEVGLNAALSAQPEK; translated from the coding sequence ATGCATCGGTGGATCAAGAATGGGGCGGCCTGCGCCCTGGTGGCAGCCGGCCTGTTGCCCGCGCTGGCGGGCGCGCAGGCGCAGCCCGCCAGGGCCAAGGTGTTCCTCAGCATGAGCTACGTCGGCAACGACTGGCAGGCGGAGGCCTCGAACATGGTCAAGGCGATGGCGGCGCATCCCTCGCTGGCCAACAAGATCGACCTGCAGGTGCAGGTGGCCGGTCCCAATGCGCAGAAGCAGATCCAGCAGATCAACGCCATGGTGCAGGCTGGCGCCAAGGCCATCGTCATCTTTCCCATCTCGCCCACCGCGCTGAATCAGGTGGTGCGCAGCGCTTGCGCCAAGAAGGTGCTGGTGTTCGCCTACGACGGCGAGATCACCGAGCCCTGCGCGCACAACGTTACCATCGACCAGGAAGAGGCCGGGCGCGTCACGGCGCAATGGCTGGCCGACAAGCTGGGCGGCAAGGGCCGGGTGGTGATGGTGACCGGCGTGCCGGGCACCTCGGTCGACACGCAGCGCACCGACGCCGCGAAGAAGGTGTTCGCCAAGTATCCGGACATCAAGGTGGTGGGCGAGGCCGTGGGCATGTGGAGCCAGGCCGTGGCGCGCACCGAGCTGTCCAAGCTGCTGGCCACGCGCAGCTGGAACGATATCGACGGGCTGTGGATGCAGGTGGGCTGCTACACCGCCAACGCCATGCAGCTGGAAGCGGGCCGCAAGCCCGGCCAGTTGCTGCCCTGCGCGGGCGAGGGCTCTAACGGCGGTCGCGTGCAGATGCTGCCGGCCGGCACGGCGGCGGACGGCGCGGCGGGCAGCTACGCGCCCATGGGCGCGCCGCGCATTTCCTACGCCTCGCCACCGTACTCGGGCGCGCTGGCGCTGAAGCTGGCGGTGCAGGCGCTGGAAGGCAAGGACGTGCCCAAGCGCGTCACGCTGCCGTTGCCGCTGGTCACCAACGACACCATCAAGCTTTGCCAGGAGGGCAGCTGGGCGGAGATGAAGGCGGGCTGCAACGCGTTCAAGCCGTCCGTGGTGCAGAACCCGGGCTGGTTCGCGTCGATCTTTTCGGCCGACACGCCGGAGGTCGGGCTGAACGCCGCGCTGTCCGCTCAACCTGAAAAATGA
- a CDS encoding sugar ABC transporter ATP-binding protein, whose translation MNGPTPEALRASPSRGHACGPAELDPRHPDGVAAAGCADGGAAQAPAVRAQGLRKAYGATVAVDDVSFDILPGSVHALLGENGAGKSTIVKLLSGLVEPSAGRLWVHGSPAALRSPRAAHALGIQTAFQEMTLVPDLSVLDNMLLPYAPQGPLGMIARRRAAERVDAHLRGLAFEVDLRAEAGALELAQRQKVEIARALWRQPRILLLDEPTSTLAGRDVDWLGGIIERLKRQGVTVVFISHRMREVREFCDRLTILRNGKHISTGPADALSDDEVIERIIGRSLSQAFPPRPEPPTETRPPVLEARGLDAGRARGVDFVLRRGEILGVAGLQGMGQQDLFNACFGMTPPRAGQILVDGREVALGSPADAIRPNIGIGMVPEDRKTEGLFLKLDGRANATLPVAARFARCGVLSARAEGAAVARAFAQVQVDRRAAWTPAGAFSGGNQQKIAIAKWLVAQSRILLLFDPTRGIDVGTKHELYLLMRRYVEAGGAILFHSTEIPEIVHLCDRALVLYGGRVQTELAGEALTEAGIMRAALGGSESGRSAA comes from the coding sequence GTGAACGGGCCCACCCCCGAAGCGCTGCGCGCTTCCCCCTCGAGGGGGCATGCCTGCGGACCGGCGGAGCTGGATCCGCGGCATCCCGATGGCGTGGCGGCTGCTGGTTGCGCGGACGGTGGCGCCGCGCAGGCGCCGGCGGTGCGCGCGCAGGGCCTGCGCAAGGCCTATGGCGCCACTGTGGCGGTGGACGACGTGTCGTTCGACATCCTGCCCGGCTCCGTGCATGCGCTGCTGGGCGAGAACGGCGCGGGCAAGTCCACCATCGTCAAGCTGCTGTCGGGGTTGGTCGAGCCCAGCGCGGGCCGGCTGTGGGTGCATGGCAGCCCGGCCGCGCTGCGCTCGCCGCGCGCGGCGCACGCGCTGGGCATCCAGACCGCGTTCCAGGAAATGACGCTGGTGCCGGACCTGAGCGTGCTGGACAACATGCTGCTGCCCTATGCGCCGCAAGGACCGCTGGGCATGATCGCGCGCCGCCGCGCGGCGGAGCGCGTGGACGCGCATCTGCGCGGCCTGGCGTTCGAGGTGGACCTGCGGGCCGAGGCCGGCGCGCTGGAGCTGGCGCAGCGCCAGAAGGTCGAGATCGCGCGGGCGCTGTGGCGCCAGCCGCGCATCCTGCTGCTGGACGAGCCCACGTCCACGCTGGCCGGGCGCGACGTGGACTGGCTGGGCGGCATCATCGAGCGTCTCAAGCGCCAGGGCGTGACCGTGGTGTTCATCTCGCATCGCATGCGCGAGGTGCGCGAGTTCTGCGACCGCCTGACCATCCTGCGCAACGGCAAGCACATATCCACCGGCCCGGCCGACGCCTTGAGCGACGACGAGGTGATCGAGCGCATCATCGGCCGCAGCCTGTCGCAGGCGTTTCCGCCGCGCCCGGAACCGCCGACCGAGACGCGGCCGCCGGTGCTGGAGGCGCGCGGGCTGGACGCCGGCCGCGCGCGCGGCGTGGACTTCGTGCTGCGGCGGGGCGAGATCCTGGGCGTGGCCGGCCTGCAGGGCATGGGCCAGCAGGACCTGTTCAACGCCTGCTTCGGCATGACGCCGCCACGGGCGGGCCAGATCCTGGTGGACGGGCGCGAGGTCGCGCTGGGGTCGCCCGCCGACGCGATCCGGCCGAACATCGGCATCGGCATGGTGCCCGAGGATCGCAAGACCGAGGGCCTGTTCCTGAAGCTGGACGGTCGCGCCAACGCCACGCTGCCGGTGGCCGCGCGCTTCGCGCGTTGCGGCGTGCTGAGCGCCCGGGCCGAAGGCGCCGCCGTGGCGCGCGCCTTCGCGCAGGTGCAGGTGGACCGGCGCGCGGCCTGGACGCCGGCCGGCGCGTTCTCGGGCGGCAATCAGCAGAAGATCGCCATCGCCAAATGGCTGGTGGCGCAAAGCCGCATCCTGCTGCTGTTCGATCCCACGCGCGGCATCGACGTGGGGACCAAGCACGAGCTGTACCTGTTGATGCGCCGCTATGTCGAGGCGGGCGGCGCGATCCTGTTCCATTCCACCGAGATCCCCGAAATCGTGCACCTGTGCGACCGCGCGCTGGTGCTGTACGGCGGCCGCGTGCAGACCGAGCTGGCGGGCGAGGCGTTGACCGAGGCGGGCATCATGCGCGCCGCGCTGGGCGGATCCGAGTCCGGCAGGAGCGCCGCATGA
- a CDS encoding ABC transporter permease, with protein MNTDLTGSAPMLRRVSQDRRAGAGWSRHRGLVTAIAVFALLLATVAALGNGGLSYFDLSFLASGGATLAIAAMGATLVILTGGFDLSAGAVISLVNVALALGLAGGASASPLALTAAGIAIGMAAGAFNGFFVAVLRLQPIVVTLSTMFILQGAMLLIMDKPGGAVAPALAEFYMGDAVPGLVPMPLALLATLGLAWAWFKRTRAGVALYAVGSDAESARAAGLRVDATRFLAYVMAGGLYGLAGVFLSAQTGSGDPLVGNPLLLSLFAAVVVGGTRLGGGRGGPMGSVFGAYILMIVVNILLVLNVSAYFSTVAEGLILIAAALAAAASRDSTLALQLRAAAARWRAWRAGMLPRQLGGPDRRLALPEAGVDLSPRPGFAVRHAQTLRYALPAVVCLLLVLVVTQWTLGRSLTHWGYWNALIVLSSFLAILALGQGAVILTGGLDLSLPWTIGLSGILFAGMTQGMDAAMPGALAAVLLVGGLIGLVNGLAVAALGLSPIVATLAVNGILQGLALLYSGGTPAGFAPPLLRGFMTGQVLGVTPVVPAMALFAVLAVLLLSHTAFGRRVYAVGNSVRAARLAGVPVGRTLVCAYVLSGLCAALAGILLTGFSGQASLGMGDDYLLPSIAAVVVGGGLITGGRGHYLGMLAGVLLLTALQTLLAGSNLPYATRAILYGLVVLGAVIALRERRA; from the coding sequence ATGAATACAGACCTGACCGGGAGCGCGCCCATGCTGCGTCGCGTATCGCAAGACCGCCGCGCCGGCGCGGGCTGGAGCCGGCATCGCGGCCTCGTCACCGCCATCGCCGTGTTCGCGCTGCTGCTGGCCACGGTGGCGGCGCTGGGCAATGGCGGCCTGAGCTATTTCGACCTGTCCTTCCTGGCCAGCGGCGGCGCCACGCTGGCGATCGCCGCCATGGGCGCGACGCTGGTGATCCTGACCGGCGGCTTCGACCTGTCGGCCGGCGCGGTGATCTCGCTGGTCAATGTGGCGCTGGCGCTGGGGCTGGCGGGCGGCGCATCGGCCTCGCCGCTGGCGCTGACGGCGGCAGGCATCGCCATCGGCATGGCGGCGGGCGCGTTCAACGGTTTCTTCGTCGCCGTGCTGCGGCTGCAGCCCATCGTGGTGACGCTGTCCACCATGTTCATCCTGCAGGGCGCGATGCTGCTGATCATGGACAAGCCCGGCGGCGCGGTCGCGCCGGCGCTGGCCGAGTTCTACATGGGCGACGCCGTGCCGGGCCTCGTACCCATGCCGCTGGCGCTGCTGGCGACGCTGGGACTGGCCTGGGCCTGGTTCAAGCGCACCCGCGCCGGGGTGGCCTTGTACGCCGTCGGCAGCGACGCCGAATCGGCGCGGGCCGCAGGACTGCGGGTCGACGCGACGCGCTTCCTGGCCTATGTCATGGCCGGCGGGCTGTACGGGCTGGCCGGCGTGTTCCTCAGCGCGCAGACCGGCTCGGGCGATCCGCTGGTGGGCAATCCGCTGCTGCTGTCGCTGTTCGCGGCCGTGGTGGTGGGCGGCACGCGGCTGGGGGGCGGCCGGGGAGGGCCCATGGGCTCGGTGTTCGGCGCCTACATCCTGATGATCGTCGTCAACATCCTGCTGGTGTTGAACGTGTCTGCCTATTTCTCGACGGTGGCCGAAGGCCTGATCCTGATCGCGGCGGCGTTGGCCGCCGCCGCCAGCCGCGACTCGACGCTGGCGCTCCAGCTGCGCGCGGCGGCGGCGCGCTGGCGCGCATGGCGCGCCGGCATGCTGCCGCGCCAGCTGGGCGGGCCGGACCGGCGGCTGGCGCTGCCGGAGGCCGGAGTCGACCTCTCACCCCGGCCGGGCTTCGCCGTCCGTCACGCCCAGACCCTGCGCTACGCCTTGCCGGCCGTGGTCTGCCTGCTGCTGGTGCTGGTCGTCACCCAATGGACCCTGGGCCGTTCGCTCACGCATTGGGGCTACTGGAACGCGCTGATCGTGCTGTCCAGCTTCCTGGCCATCCTGGCGCTGGGGCAGGGCGCGGTGATCCTGACCGGCGGGCTGGACCTGTCGCTGCCCTGGACCATCGGCCTGTCGGGCATCCTGTTCGCGGGCATGACGCAGGGCATGGACGCGGCCATGCCGGGCGCGCTGGCGGCGGTGTTGCTGGTCGGCGGTCTGATCGGGCTGGTCAACGGCCTGGCCGTGGCGGCGCTGGGGCTGTCGCCCATCGTCGCCACGCTGGCCGTCAACGGCATCCTGCAAGGCTTGGCGCTGCTGTATTCGGGCGGCACGCCGGCGGGCTTCGCGCCGCCGCTGCTGCGCGGCTTCATGACGGGGCAGGTGCTGGGCGTGACGCCGGTGGTGCCGGCGATGGCGCTGTTCGCCGTGCTGGCGGTGCTGCTGCTGTCGCACACGGCCTTCGGCCGGCGCGTGTACGCGGTCGGCAACAGCGTGCGCGCGGCGCGGCTGGCGGGCGTGCCGGTGGGGCGCACGCTGGTCTGCGCCTATGTGCTGTCGGGCCTGTGCGCCGCGCTGGCCGGCATCCTGCTGACGGGTTTTTCCGGCCAGGCCAGCCTGGGCATGGGCGATGACTACCTGCTGCCGTCGATCGCGGCGGTGGTGGTGGGCGGCGGCCTGATCACGGGCGGACGCGGACATTATCTGGGCATGCTGGCGGGCGTGCTGCTGCTGACGGCGTTGCAGACGCTGCTGGCCGGCAGCAACCTGCCTTACGCGACCCGCGCCATCCTGTACGGGCTGGTGGTGCTGGGCGCGGTGATCGCGCTGCGCGAGCGGCGCGCATAG
- a CDS encoding 3-hydroxyacyl-CoA dehydrogenase: protein MANVAIIGAGLIGRAWALVYARGGHRVRLWDSQPGQVEQALAFAREVAPGLAQAGLLRGRTEDQLLAALEPAERMEDALRDADYVQESTPERLDSKRRVYAELDRLAPAGAILASSTSALLPSHFTADLPGRARCLVAHPINPPYLVPAVEIVPAPWTDAACVERARSLLAEAGQQPIVMRREIDGFVVNRLQGALLHEAFRLVADGYAGVEDVDTCIRDGLALRWAFMGPFETIDLNAPAGVRDYAERYEGMYAEMFESMTRRVPWSGATLDRVEAQRREHLPADGLAQRQIWRDLRLMELAAHKERLRQGRELP from the coding sequence ATGGCGAATGTGGCAATCATCGGCGCGGGCCTGATCGGCCGGGCATGGGCCCTGGTGTACGCGCGCGGCGGGCACCGTGTCCGGCTTTGGGACAGCCAGCCCGGGCAGGTCGAGCAGGCGCTGGCCTTCGCGCGCGAGGTGGCGCCGGGGCTGGCGCAGGCGGGCCTGCTGCGCGGGCGCACGGAGGACCAGCTGCTGGCGGCGCTGGAGCCCGCCGAGCGCATGGAGGACGCGCTGCGGGACGCCGACTACGTGCAGGAAAGCACGCCCGAACGCCTGGACAGCAAGCGTCGCGTCTATGCCGAACTGGATCGCCTGGCGCCGGCTGGCGCGATCCTGGCCAGCTCGACCTCGGCCCTGCTGCCCTCGCATTTCACGGCGGACCTGCCTGGCCGCGCGCGTTGCCTGGTGGCGCATCCGATCAATCCGCCGTACCTGGTGCCGGCCGTGGAAATCGTGCCGGCGCCCTGGACCGACGCCGCCTGCGTCGAGCGAGCGCGCAGCCTGTTGGCCGAGGCCGGCCAGCAGCCCATCGTGATGCGGCGCGAGATCGACGGCTTCGTCGTCAACCGGCTGCAGGGCGCGCTGCTGCACGAGGCGTTCCGGCTGGTGGCCGACGGTTATGCCGGCGTCGAGGACGTGGACACCTGCATCCGCGACGGTTTGGCGCTGCGCTGGGCCTTCATGGGCCCGTTCGAGACCATCGACCTGAACGCCCCGGCCGGCGTGCGCGACTACGCCGAACGCTACGAAGGCATGTACGCCGAGATGTTCGAGTCCATGACCCGGCGCGTGCCCTGGAGCGGCGCCACGCTGGACCGCGTCGAGGCGCAGCGCCGCGAGCATCTGCCCGCCGACGGGCTGGCCCAGCGCCAGATCTGGCGCGACCTGCGCCTGATGGAACTGGCCGCGCACAAGGAGCGGCTGCGCCAGGGGCGGGAGCTGCCTTGA
- a CDS encoding 3-keto-5-aminohexanoate cleavage protein, with product MSQEKVIITCAITGAIHTPSMSPHLPIQPEHIAREAIAAAEAGAAILHLHARNPENGKPDQTPEAFARFLPQVKQGTNAVINITSGGSPYMRVEERVRPAAQFKPEVASLNMGSINFGLYHLLNKYTEFQFEWEREHLEATRDLIFRNSFKDIEYILSTCYDNGTRFEFECYDIAHLYNLAHFADRGLVKAPFFVQSVFGLLGGIGTHPEDVIHMRRTADRLFGKDYRWSVLGAGASQFRVAAQSAAMGGNVRVGLEDSLWAGKGRLAQSNAEQVRSVRQIIEGLGLQIATPEDARRILQLKGGDQVAF from the coding sequence ATGTCCCAGGAAAAAGTCATCATCACCTGCGCCATCACCGGCGCGATCCACACGCCGTCGATGTCGCCGCACCTGCCGATTCAGCCGGAGCACATCGCGCGCGAGGCCATCGCCGCCGCCGAGGCGGGCGCCGCCATCCTGCACCTGCACGCGCGCAACCCCGAGAACGGCAAGCCGGACCAGACGCCGGAAGCCTTCGCGCGCTTCCTGCCGCAGGTCAAGCAGGGCACCAACGCGGTCATCAACATCACCTCCGGCGGCAGCCCCTACATGCGGGTCGAGGAACGCGTCCGGCCCGCCGCGCAGTTCAAGCCCGAGGTCGCCTCGCTGAACATGGGCTCGATCAACTTCGGCCTGTACCACCTGCTGAACAAGTACACCGAGTTCCAGTTCGAGTGGGAACGCGAGCACCTGGAGGCCACGCGCGACCTGATCTTCCGCAACAGCTTCAAGGACATCGAGTACATCCTGTCCACCTGCTACGACAACGGCACGCGCTTTGAATTCGAGTGCTACGACATCGCCCACCTGTACAACCTGGCCCACTTCGCCGACCGGGGCCTGGTCAAGGCGCCGTTCTTCGTGCAGTCGGTGTTCGGCCTGCTGGGCGGCATCGGCACGCACCCCGAGGACGTGATCCACATGCGCCGCACCGCCGACCGCCTGTTCGGCAAGGACTACCGCTGGTCGGTGCTGGGCGCCGGCGCCAGCCAGTTCCGCGTCGCCGCGCAGTCCGCCGCCATGGGCGGCAATGTGCGGGTGGGGCTGGAGGACAGCCTGTGGGCCGGCAAGGGCAGGCTGGCGCAGTCGAACGCCGAACAGGTGCGCTCGGTGCGGCAGATCATCGAGGGCCTGGGCCTGCAGATCGCCACGCCCGAGGATGCCCGCCGCATCCTGCAGCTCAAGGGCGGCGACCAGGTGGCGTTCTGA
- a CDS encoding SMP-30/gluconolactonase/LRE family protein: MRIEILADVKTTLGEGPLWDVDEQRLYWIDSFDGRVFRCTADGRELRAWDVPQKIGSMALRKQGGAVVSLARGFHFLDFRSGEVELIVDPEPDKPANRLNDGKVDRQGRFYAGSMDTQEAGPNGALYRLDPDLSLHRLDTGIVVSNGPCWSPDGRTFYFADTWSGEIWAYDCDPASGAISNRRTFTRVDMSGGGAADGSTVDAEGYLWNAQVYDGKLVRYAPDGSVDRVIEMPVKKVTSVMFGGPELDVLYVTSMAKPPLPRFPQDGVARGSLFALHGLGVRGLPEPRFGG; encoded by the coding sequence ATGCGCATCGAGATTCTGGCCGACGTCAAGACCACGCTGGGCGAGGGCCCCTTGTGGGACGTGGACGAGCAGCGGCTGTACTGGATCGACAGTTTCGACGGCCGGGTATTCCGCTGCACCGCCGACGGCCGCGAGCTGCGCGCCTGGGACGTGCCGCAGAAGATCGGCTCAATGGCGCTGCGCAAGCAGGGCGGGGCGGTGGTGTCGCTGGCGCGCGGCTTTCACTTCCTGGATTTTCGCAGCGGCGAGGTCGAGCTGATCGTCGATCCCGAGCCCGACAAGCCCGCCAACCGGCTGAACGACGGCAAGGTCGACCGGCAGGGGCGTTTCTACGCCGGCAGCATGGACACGCAGGAAGCCGGGCCCAATGGCGCGCTCTACCGGCTGGATCCGGACCTGTCGCTGCATCGGCTGGACACCGGCATCGTGGTGTCGAACGGCCCTTGCTGGAGCCCGGACGGCAGGACCTTCTATTTCGCCGATACCTGGTCGGGCGAGATCTGGGCCTATGACTGCGATCCAGCCAGCGGCGCGATCTCGAACCGCCGCACCTTCACGCGCGTGGACATGAGCGGCGGCGGCGCGGCCGACGGCTCCACGGTGGACGCCGAGGGCTATCTGTGGAACGCCCAGGTCTACGACGGCAAGCTGGTGCGCTATGCGCCCGACGGCAGCGTGGACCGCGTCATCGAGATGCCGGTCAAGAAAGTCACCAGCGTGATGTTCGGCGGCCCGGAGCTGGACGTGCTGTACGTCACGTCCATGGCCAAGCCGCCGCTGCCGCGCTTTCCGCAGGACGGCGTGGCGCGCGGCAGCCTGTTCGCGTTGCACGGGCTGGGCGTGCGCGGCTTGCCCGAGCCGCGCTTCGGCGGTTGA